A genome region from Pseudomonas helmanticensis includes the following:
- a CDS encoding SphA family protein, which yields MVKPYVVRPLLALCMIGSPLLYAAEGGVGRPITGQQVFSNAGVVPPEPGWIMSLTSIWYDGSLKGSSGAPISGAVSGGIDMKVSYTMGNFTHVWDTGKGRWNYASAIGVPVQYTDIKASITGPRGRTLGDSDSGTQFADALITPIAAGYHFDEFNHISFSLPIYVPTGAYNKDRLANPGQNNYTFMPTVAFTHLDGKGGEFSLMSAFERYTENDATDYRNGNIFRLDALWTHGFGEGWNAGVAAGYIQQLTDDKGQTANTFNGYRGRSVGAGPVIGWAGKFADAQANISARWVPEFDTKNRPEGNGFSVNLTLAFF from the coding sequence ATGGTCAAGCCTTACGTTGTGCGTCCGCTGTTGGCGCTGTGCATGATCGGCAGTCCTCTGCTTTACGCGGCAGAGGGCGGCGTGGGCCGGCCGATTACCGGCCAGCAAGTGTTCTCCAACGCCGGGGTCGTGCCGCCTGAGCCCGGCTGGATCATGTCGCTGACCAGCATCTGGTACGACGGCTCGCTCAAGGGCAGTTCCGGAGCGCCGATCTCCGGCGCTGTCAGTGGCGGGATCGACATGAAAGTCTCCTACACCATGGGCAATTTCACCCACGTCTGGGATACCGGCAAAGGTCGCTGGAATTACGCCTCGGCGATCGGCGTGCCGGTGCAGTACACCGACATCAAAGCCAGCATCACCGGCCCGCGCGGACGGACGCTGGGCGACAGCGATTCCGGCACGCAATTCGCCGACGCGCTGATCACCCCGATTGCCGCCGGTTACCACTTCGATGAGTTCAACCACATCTCGTTTTCGCTGCCGATCTACGTGCCTACGGGTGCCTATAACAAAGATCGTCTGGCCAACCCGGGTCAGAACAATTACACGTTCATGCCGACCGTGGCGTTTACTCATCTGGACGGCAAGGGTGGTGAGTTCAGCCTGATGAGCGCGTTCGAGCGCTACACCGAAAACGACGCGACCGATTACCGCAACGGCAACATCTTCCGCCTCGATGCGCTGTGGACCCACGGCTTCGGCGAAGGCTGGAACGCCGGTGTCGCCGCCGGTTATATCCAGCAACTGACTGACGACAAAGGCCAGACTGCCAATACCTTCAACGGCTATCGCGGACGTTCGGTCGGTGCCGGGCCGGTGATCGGCTGGGCCGGTAAATTCGCCGACGCCCAGGCCAACATCAGCGCCCGCTGGGTGCCGGAGTTCGACACCAAGAATCGTCCCGAAGGCAACGGCTTCAGCGTCAACCTGACCCTCGCGTTTTTCTAG
- a CDS encoding AAA family ATPase — protein sequence MTALTDLNALQASIAEAVLGQDQVIRQILLGLLANGHLLLESLPGLAKTRTVKALAKHLDAKMSRIQFTPDLLPSDITGAEVLHQVEGKNEIRFQPGPLFGNLILADEINRAPAKVQAALLEAMEERQITVAGNSHALPELFIVVATQNPIEQEGTYPLPEAQMDRFLMKVLLDYPSAENESQVLRLLRNEEFAQGASTTPAKGFSLSQEVIFAARKEVSAVHVSPAIDSYLIDLINATRHPADYDEDLARWISIGASPRGGIGLDRCARADAWLQGQDFVSPDNVRAVVHPVLRHRLQLSYDAVADGVSADQVLDRILDKVAIPA from the coding sequence ATGACTGCTCTTACCGACCTCAACGCCCTGCAAGCCAGCATCGCCGAAGCGGTGCTCGGCCAGGATCAAGTCATTCGGCAGATCCTCCTCGGTCTGTTGGCCAATGGGCATTTGCTTCTGGAAAGTTTGCCGGGGCTGGCCAAGACCCGCACGGTCAAGGCACTGGCCAAGCACCTCGATGCGAAGATGAGCCGCATCCAGTTCACCCCCGACCTGTTGCCCTCGGACATCACCGGGGCCGAGGTGCTGCATCAGGTCGAAGGCAAGAACGAAATCCGCTTTCAGCCTGGCCCGCTGTTCGGCAATCTGATTCTTGCCGACGAGATCAACCGCGCGCCGGCGAAGGTCCAGGCAGCGTTGCTCGAAGCCATGGAAGAGCGGCAGATCACCGTCGCCGGCAACAGCCATGCGCTACCGGAGCTGTTTATCGTGGTGGCGACGCAAAATCCGATTGAACAGGAAGGCACCTATCCGTTGCCGGAAGCGCAGATGGACCGGTTCCTGATGAAGGTTCTGCTCGATTACCCGAGCGCCGAGAACGAGAGTCAGGTGTTGCGTTTGCTGCGCAACGAAGAATTCGCCCAGGGTGCCAGCACCACGCCGGCGAAGGGCTTCAGCCTGTCGCAGGAAGTGATCTTCGCGGCGCGCAAAGAGGTCAGCGCGGTGCATGTATCGCCGGCCATCGACAGCTATCTGATTGATCTGATCAACGCCACCCGCCACCCGGCTGACTACGACGAAGACCTCGCGCGCTGGATCAGCATCGGCGCCAGTCCGCGTGGCGGCATCGGTCTGGATCGTTGCGCGCGCGCCGATGCGTGGTTGCAAGGCCAGGATTTCGTTTCGCCGGACAACGTCCGCGCGGTGGTGCATCCGGTGTTGCGTCATCGCCTGCAACTGAGCTACGACGCGGTGGCCGATGGCGTCAGCGCCGATCAGGTGCTCGACCGGATTCTCGACAAAGTGGCGATTCCGGCATGA
- a CDS encoding DUF58 domain-containing protein, with protein sequence MNDEGLVYVSLAQLMALEFKARDLSFLARQPQGSILAGNHASRLRGRGLNFDELRRYQPGDDLRHLDWRASLRTGKPVVRTFTEERDRPALIVVDQRMSMFFGSQRSFKSAVAAELAALAAWMVFHAGDRVGGLVFNDQRIDSIAPLRSRKRVEALLSRVAEQNRALNAGNRDAEDEDQLDKALQRCLAVAGHDHLICIVSDFAGAGERTLQLMRQLSAHNDVIALQVYDPLALKLPSNGRLLVTQGELQVELAIEKRNVHQPLGDFLSGRLKDVATLLRRSQVPLMMISTAEEAHEQLRAELGKKAGARR encoded by the coding sequence ATGAACGACGAAGGGCTGGTCTACGTCTCTCTCGCGCAATTGATGGCGTTGGAGTTCAAGGCCCGCGACCTGAGTTTTCTTGCCCGCCAGCCGCAGGGCAGCATTCTTGCCGGCAATCATGCTTCGCGCCTGCGTGGCCGTGGCTTGAACTTCGATGAACTGCGCCGTTATCAGCCCGGCGATGATTTACGCCACCTCGACTGGCGCGCCTCGCTGCGCACCGGCAAACCGGTGGTGCGTACCTTCACCGAAGAGCGCGACCGCCCGGCGTTGATCGTGGTTGATCAACGCATGTCGATGTTCTTCGGCTCGCAACGCAGCTTCAAATCCGCCGTGGCCGCCGAGCTCGCGGCACTTGCAGCGTGGATGGTGTTCCATGCCGGCGACCGGGTCGGCGGTCTGGTATTCAATGACCAGCGTATCGACAGCATCGCGCCGCTGCGCAGTCGCAAGCGAGTCGAGGCGTTGCTCAGTCGCGTGGCCGAACAGAACCGCGCCTTGAACGCCGGCAACCGCGATGCCGAGGACGAGGATCAACTGGACAAGGCCTTGCAGCGTTGCCTCGCCGTGGCCGGGCACGATCATCTGATCTGCATCGTCAGCGATTTCGCCGGCGCCGGTGAACGCACACTGCAACTGATGCGGCAACTGTCGGCGCATAACGATGTGATCGCCCTGCAAGTCTACGATCCACTGGCGCTGAAGCTGCCGAGCAACGGCCGCTTGCTGGTCACCCAGGGTGAATTGCAGGTGGAGCTGGCCATCGAAAAACGCAACGTGCATCAGCCGCTGGGGGATTTTCTCAGCGGTCGTCTCAAGGACGTCGCCACCTTGCTGCGGCGCAGTCAGGTGCCGCTGATGATGATCAGTACCGCCGAAGAAGCCCATGAACAACTGCGCGCCGAACTGGGCAAGAAAGCGGGAGCGCGACGGTGA
- a CDS encoding DUF4381 domain-containing protein: MNPNIPSIDQLKELGLPAPVSYAPQTWGWWVLLGVLLVLTLIIAVRRYRQWQRDQYRREALARLEQLRSRSDDLNALRELPELLKRVALSMPTQSPSWNPISVGVSLLAIASSRSTHSSTDRTPSRAGSLLQGSAALGREDWQVFLQQHCRKPLPANFSAQLAQLAYAPDEVLRALPAPQRQSLFETCQDWVEHHHVAA; the protein is encoded by the coding sequence GTGAATCCGAACATCCCCAGCATCGACCAGCTCAAGGAGTTGGGCCTGCCCGCGCCGGTCAGTTATGCGCCGCAGACGTGGGGTTGGTGGGTGTTGCTGGGGGTTTTGCTGGTGCTCACGTTGATTATCGCTGTCCGCCGTTATCGGCAATGGCAGCGTGATCAGTACCGGCGTGAAGCCCTGGCGCGACTGGAGCAGTTGCGCAGCCGTAGCGACGACCTCAATGCCTTGCGCGAATTGCCGGAGTTGCTCAAACGCGTGGCCCTGTCGATGCCCACACAATCCCCGAGCTGGAACCCGATCTCTGTAGGAGTGAGCCTGCTCGCGATAGCGTCATCACGTTCAACACATTCATCGACTGACCGGACGCCATCGCGAGCAGGCTCACTCCTACAGGGTTCTGCGGCGCTTGGGCGCGAGGATTGGCAAGTCTTTTTGCAGCAACACTGTAGGAAACCGCTGCCGGCAAACTTCAGCGCGCAACTGGCACAACTCGCCTACGCGCCGGACGAGGTCTTGCGCGCCCTCCCCGCGCCGCAGCGACAGAGCCTGTTCGAGACCTGCCAGGACTGGGTGGAGCATCATCATGTGGCAGCTTGA
- a CDS encoding vWA domain-containing protein, translating into MWQLDYPWLLLLLPLPWLAYRYLPAYNEARSAVRVPFFSAMSRAVGEAPSNVGSRRNAWQLLLNVLVWALILLAVARPVFVEKPIERQQPVRDLMLAIDISQSMETEDFTNANGEKINRLAAVKEVVQGFIDKRKDDRLGLIVFGSGAYPQAPLTLDHASLSLLLADTGIGMAGPNTAIGDAIGLSLKLLDQAHEQEKVLILLTDGNDTSSAITPDHAAEMAANKGVIIHTIGIGDPSAAGEAKVNLAGLEQIARTTGGQFFRAEDRSALDRVYSTLDQLTPHQVKTFRHQPQREFFYWPLGAALLLLAVYQLGALLRPRLASARQRQEA; encoded by the coding sequence ATGTGGCAGCTTGATTATCCGTGGCTGTTGTTGCTGCTGCCGCTGCCTTGGTTGGCCTACCGGTACCTGCCCGCCTACAACGAAGCACGCAGCGCGGTGCGTGTGCCGTTTTTCAGCGCGATGAGCCGCGCAGTCGGCGAAGCACCGAGTAACGTCGGCAGTCGACGCAATGCCTGGCAGTTACTGCTCAATGTACTGGTATGGGCACTGATCCTGCTGGCAGTTGCACGGCCGGTGTTCGTCGAAAAACCCATCGAACGCCAGCAACCGGTGCGCGACCTGATGCTCGCCATCGACATTTCGCAGTCGATGGAAACCGAAGACTTCACCAACGCCAACGGGGAAAAGATCAATCGCCTCGCTGCCGTCAAAGAAGTCGTGCAAGGCTTTATCGACAAGCGCAAGGACGACCGCCTCGGCCTGATCGTCTTCGGCAGCGGTGCTTATCCGCAGGCGCCATTGACCCTCGATCACGCCAGCCTGTCGCTATTGCTGGCCGACACCGGCATCGGCATGGCCGGCCCCAACACCGCGATCGGCGACGCTATCGGCCTCAGTCTGAAGTTGCTCGACCAGGCCCACGAACAGGAAAAAGTCCTCATCCTGCTCACCGATGGCAACGACACCAGCAGCGCCATCACCCCGGATCATGCCGCCGAAATGGCCGCCAACAAAGGCGTGATCATTCACACCATCGGTATTGGCGACCCGAGCGCCGCCGGTGAGGCCAAGGTCAATCTGGCGGGGCTTGAACAGATCGCCCGCACCACCGGCGGCCAGTTCTTTCGCGCCGAAGACCGCAGCGCGCTGGATCGGGTCTACAGCACCCTCGATCAACTGACGCCGCATCAGGTGAAAACCTTCCGCCACCAGCCACAGCGCGAATTTTTTTATTGGCCGCTGGGCGCGGCGCTGCTGTTGCTCGCGGTGTATCAGCTTGGCGCGCTGTTGCGCCCGCGCCTGGCGAGCGCACGGCAAAGGCAGGAGGCCTGA
- a CDS encoding VWA domain-containing protein, with translation MDINLSDLHFLRPLWLLLAVFGALLPLIWRRSRDLQRRLRGNIAEHLLPHLLVTPQDHQRLRPVHLLCALLILGALAAAGPTWEQDRPDFLENRAPLIVAVDLSPSMDASDLQPTRLEAAKHKLHDLIQRRAGARTALIAYAGSAHLVLPPTDDPALLDTFIQALSTGLIDKPGKDVGAVIDQAKRLLSAEKTPGSLLLITDGADTAQLDSLDKRLSGSQLQVLVLAVGSEDGGIVNGANGQPKIDSNGRPILGSFDQAAIKQLASAVDAPLGSLTLNDDDLDWIELHAQAHFQSASAEQRDLHWKDAGYWLCWPLLLLALFSVRKGWSVNWMPALILAAGLGWPSAPAQANALTDAFFTRDQQGRWAFEHEHWPQAAALFVDPYWKGVAAYHAADYDLALATFARLDTPQAYFYLGNIYVRRFKFDEAIAAYTQALKLQPQFAEATANLALAQALLKDTESAEKNAPQTKPDEVKFDKAPGKGQSKKVATEQAASDALWLQNLTTSPAKFLKQKFSLQDQQGAKP, from the coding sequence ATGGACATCAATCTCAGCGACTTGCATTTCCTCCGGCCGCTATGGCTGCTGCTCGCGGTGTTCGGCGCGCTGTTGCCGCTGATCTGGCGCCGCAGCCGTGACCTGCAACGACGGCTACGCGGCAACATCGCCGAACATCTGCTGCCGCACCTGTTGGTCACCCCGCAGGATCATCAACGGCTGCGTCCGGTACATCTGCTCTGCGCGCTGTTGATCCTCGGTGCACTCGCGGCGGCCGGGCCGACCTGGGAGCAGGATCGCCCGGACTTTCTCGAGAATCGCGCGCCGTTGATTGTCGCGGTGGATCTGTCGCCGTCGATGGACGCCAGCGATCTCCAGCCGACGCGCCTGGAAGCGGCCAAACACAAGCTTCACGACCTGATCCAGCGTCGTGCCGGCGCACGCACCGCACTGATCGCCTATGCCGGCAGCGCCCATCTGGTGTTGCCGCCAACTGACGACCCGGCGCTGCTCGACACCTTCATTCAGGCCTTGAGCACCGGTCTGATCGACAAACCGGGCAAGGATGTCGGCGCGGTGATTGATCAAGCCAAGCGCCTGCTCAGTGCCGAGAAAACTCCTGGCAGCCTGCTGCTGATCACCGACGGTGCCGATACCGCGCAACTCGACAGCCTCGACAAACGCCTCAGCGGCAGTCAACTGCAAGTGCTGGTATTGGCGGTGGGCAGTGAGGACGGCGGGATCGTTAACGGTGCCAACGGCCAACCGAAAATCGATAGCAACGGGCGACCGATACTCGGCAGTTTCGATCAAGCGGCAATCAAGCAGTTGGCTTCGGCTGTCGATGCACCGCTCGGCAGCCTGACCCTCAACGACGATGACCTGGACTGGATCGAGTTGCATGCGCAAGCGCACTTTCAGAGTGCCAGCGCCGAACAGCGTGATCTGCACTGGAAAGATGCCGGTTACTGGCTGTGCTGGCCGCTGTTGCTGCTGGCGTTGTTCAGCGTGCGCAAGGGCTGGAGCGTCAACTGGATGCCGGCGTTAATACTGGCCGCAGGCCTTGGCTGGCCATCGGCACCGGCGCAGGCCAATGCCTTGACCGATGCGTTTTTCACCCGTGACCAGCAAGGTCGCTGGGCCTTCGAGCACGAACACTGGCCGCAGGCTGCGGCTCTGTTTGTCGACCCGTACTGGAAAGGTGTCGCCGCCTATCACGCCGCGGACTACGACCTCGCACTCGCGACATTTGCGCGACTGGACACGCCGCAGGCGTACTTCTATCTGGGCAATATCTACGTGCGCCGCTTCAAGTTCGATGAGGCGATAGCCGCCTATACGCAAGCCTTGAAACTGCAACCGCAGTTCGCCGAAGCGACGGCCAATCTGGCGCTGGCGCAGGCTTTGTTGAAAGACACCGAAAGCGCCGAGAAGAATGCACCGCAGACCAAGCCCGACGAGGTGAAATTCGACAAGGCACCGGGCAAGGGCCAGAGCAAAAAAGTTGCGACCGAGCAGGCCGCGTCCGATGCGCTGTGGTTGCAGAACCTGACCACCTCACCGGCGAAGTTTCTCAAGCAGAAGTTCAGCTTGCAGGATCAGCAGGGAGCGAAGCCATGA
- a CDS encoding HAD family hydrolase, with protein sequence MTNPMLYRQRFGLALLFSLALPLLAQASEPLPSWNDGPAKKSIIEFVQTVTDQSSKDFVKPAERIAVFDNDGTLWSEQPMYFELLFALDEVKRTAAQHPEWKTTQPFKAVLENDHKALAAAGMDGLLKIVGATHTGMTTEAFDDYAKTWLSQARHPKTGKPYTEMIFQPMLEMLDYLRKQDFKTYIVSGGDTAFMRAFAEKVYGIPPEQVIGTTFITSFQFKDGRASILRTPRLAHNDDGPGKPESIEAVIGRRPILAFGNSDGDLQMLQWTAAGSGKRFMGLVHHTDAKREWAYDRKSDIGRLDKALDEANSRGWTVVDMASEWRRIYPFESPVTEQVQ encoded by the coding sequence ATGACGAACCCGATGCTGTACCGCCAACGTTTCGGACTCGCCCTGCTGTTCAGCCTGGCGTTGCCCCTGCTCGCGCAGGCCAGCGAGCCACTGCCATCGTGGAACGACGGGCCAGCCAAAAAGAGCATTATCGAGTTCGTCCAAACGGTCACTGACCAAAGCAGCAAGGACTTCGTCAAACCGGCCGAGCGCATCGCCGTGTTCGATAACGACGGCACCTTGTGGAGCGAGCAGCCGATGTATTTCGAGTTGCTGTTTGCGCTGGACGAGGTCAAACGCACGGCCGCACAGCACCCGGAATGGAAAACCACCCAGCCTTTCAAAGCGGTCCTTGAAAACGACCACAAGGCCCTCGCCGCGGCGGGCATGGATGGCTTATTGAAAATCGTCGGCGCAACCCACACCGGCATGACCACCGAGGCGTTCGACGACTACGCCAAGACCTGGCTCAGTCAGGCACGCCATCCGAAAACCGGCAAGCCCTACACCGAGATGATCTTCCAGCCGATGCTGGAAATGCTCGACTACCTGCGTAAACAGGACTTCAAGACCTACATCGTCTCCGGCGGTGATACGGCGTTCATGCGTGCATTTGCCGAGAAGGTCTACGGCATCCCGCCGGAACAGGTAATCGGCACCACGTTCATCACTTCATTCCAATTCAAGGACGGCCGGGCGTCGATCCTGCGCACACCGAGACTCGCGCACAACGACGATGGCCCGGGCAAACCGGAAAGCATCGAAGCGGTCATCGGTCGGCGGCCGATCCTCGCCTTCGGCAACTCCGACGGTGACCTGCAAATGCTCCAGTGGACTGCCGCAGGTTCCGGCAAGCGTTTCATGGGCCTGGTGCATCACACCGACGCCAAGCGCGAGTGGGCCTATGACCGCAAATCCGATATCGGGCGGCTCGATAAGGCCCTCGACGAAGCAAATTCCCGTGGCTGGACCGTGGTCGACATGGCGTCCGAATGGCGCCGGATCTACCCGTTCGAGTCACCGGTCACCGAGCAGGTGCAATAA
- a CDS encoding arylsulfatase has product MTRIRKWLPKFALVATSVMALSATATAAEKPNILVIFGDDIGQTNISAYSMGVVGYKTPNIDRIAKEGMMFTDYYAENSCTAGRSSFITGQTPLRTGLSKVGIPGAPVGLQKRDITIAQALKSQGYATGQFGKNHLGDKDEYLPTNHGFDEFFGNLYHLNAEEEPERPYWPKDDPDFVKATSPRGVIHSFADGKIEDTGALTAKRMETIDDETTAAAQAFIEKQAKADKPFFVWMNTTRMHLFTHVRDSMKGQSGMPGNEYADGMVEHDGDVGKLLKTLDDLKITDNTIVVYTTDNGPNQFSWPDAATTPFRNEKNSNWEGAYRVPAMVRWPGKIKPGEVSNELFSGLDWFPTLLAAAGETDVANKLLKGWAPTSGGTNFKVHLDGYNQLPYLTGQSPKSERKEFYYFNDDGVLVSMRFGNWKAVFCEQRAPGGFKVWSEPFVCLRVPKIFNLRMDPYERADIVSDQYYDWTTKNVYLTEMAVGKSAAFLQTFVEYPPSQRPASFSVDQIRAAVDAKIAEKMKSQPAQ; this is encoded by the coding sequence ATGACTCGCATACGCAAGTGGCTACCGAAATTCGCCCTGGTGGCAACCTCGGTGATGGCGCTGTCGGCAACTGCCACAGCGGCTGAAAAACCCAACATTCTGGTGATCTTCGGCGATGACATCGGCCAGACCAACATCAGCGCCTATTCGATGGGCGTTGTGGGCTACAAAACGCCGAACATCGACCGCATCGCCAAAGAAGGCATGATGTTCACCGATTACTATGCGGAGAACAGTTGCACGGCCGGGCGATCCTCGTTCATCACCGGGCAGACGCCACTGCGTACCGGCCTGTCGAAAGTCGGCATTCCGGGCGCCCCCGTGGGCCTGCAAAAGCGCGATATCACCATCGCCCAGGCACTCAAGTCCCAAGGCTACGCCACCGGTCAGTTCGGCAAGAACCACTTGGGCGACAAGGACGAGTACCTGCCGACCAACCACGGTTTCGACGAGTTTTTCGGCAACCTGTATCACCTCAACGCCGAAGAGGAGCCGGAGCGTCCGTACTGGCCCAAGGATGACCCCGACTTCGTCAAGGCAACCTCCCCGCGTGGTGTGATCCACAGTTTTGCCGACGGCAAGATTGAAGACACCGGCGCGTTGACCGCCAAACGCATGGAAACCATCGACGACGAAACCACTGCGGCTGCACAGGCATTCATCGAGAAACAGGCCAAGGCGGACAAACCGTTCTTCGTCTGGATGAACACCACGCGCATGCACTTGTTCACCCACGTGCGTGATTCGATGAAGGGCCAGAGCGGCATGCCCGGCAACGAATACGCGGACGGCATGGTCGAGCACGACGGCGACGTCGGCAAACTGCTGAAAACCCTCGATGACCTGAAAATCACCGACAACACCATCGTCGTCTACACCACCGACAACGGCCCGAACCAGTTCTCCTGGCCGGACGCGGCGACCACGCCGTTCCGCAACGAGAAGAACTCCAACTGGGAAGGCGCGTACCGGGTGCCGGCGATGGTTCGCTGGCCGGGTAAAATCAAACCGGGTGAAGTGTCCAACGAGCTGTTCTCCGGTCTCGACTGGTTCCCGACGCTGCTTGCGGCTGCCGGTGAAACCGATGTGGCGAACAAGTTGCTCAAGGGCTGGGCGCCGACTTCCGGCGGCACCAACTTCAAAGTGCATCTGGACGGCTACAACCAACTGCCTTACCTGACCGGCCAGAGCCCTAAGAGTGAGCGGAAGGAGTTCTACTACTTCAACGATGACGGCGTGCTGGTGTCGATGCGATTCGGCAACTGGAAAGCCGTATTCTGCGAACAGCGTGCACCGGGCGGTTTCAAAGTGTGGAGCGAGCCGTTCGTATGCCTGCGCGTACCGAAAATCTTCAACCTGCGCATGGACCCGTATGAACGTGCCGATATCGTTTCCGACCAGTATTACGACTGGACGACGAAAAACGTTTATCTGACCGAGATGGCCGTAGGCAAGTCCGCAGCGTTCCTGCAGACCTTTGTCGAATACCCGCCAAGCCAGAGACCGGCCAGCTTCAGTGTTGACCAGATCCGTGCTGCGGTAGACGCGAAAATCGCCGAAAAAATGAAATCACAACCTGCACAGTAA